gtgtgggatgtacatacgaatggaaacgattgggtttcgatgcctcgcccgatcgcacaccaGCTCATTTTGCCCCCGCCTGTGTGgccggagggcctatccctgatagtttctgggtcgtgtgggaaggacccccctatcgcacacactcactaggcgaAGGTTTAAAACTCCATCGCGGAAagggggtaaaaaccgtttgtatagcacgtctctgcaccggtgcatagacatgtgttgtcacttgataacaggatcacatcattaggagaatgatgtgatggacaagacccatccattagcttagcatatgatcgtttagtttattgctattgctttcttattgtcgaatacatattccttcgattatgagatcatgcaactctcggataccgaaggaataccttgtgtgctatcaaacgtcacaatgtaactgggtgattataaagatgctctacaagtatctccgaaggtgtttattgagttggcatagatcgagattaggatttgtcactctgtgtatcggagaggtatctctcggccctctcggtaatacacatcacaagaagcttgcaagcaaaatgactaaggagttagttacgagatgatgtattacggaacgagtaatgagacttgtcggtaacgggattgaactaggtatgaagatactgacgatcgaatctcgggcaagtaacacaccgatagacaaagggaattacgtatgttgtcataaggttcgaccaataaagatcttcgtagaatatataggaaccaatgtgggcatccgggttccgctactggttattgaccggagaggtgtctcgatcatgtctacatagttctcaaacccgtagggtccgcacgcttaacattcgttgacgatatagtgttatatgagtcagtgatttggtgaccgaatattgttcgaagtcccagatgagatcacggacatgacgaggagcttcggaatggtccggaggtaaagattgatgtataggacgatgctatttggacaccggaaaggtttcgggttgtACCGGGTAACCATCGGAtaaccggaaggggttccgggaggccccgtgaggtctatgggcctaatgggccaaggggaggcacacaccagcccacaagggagctggggcgccctctccctggccgccgaccctaggggaaggaaaggggagggttGGCCCCGCTTGCCTTTTcctcctcatgagagaaaggaaaggggggagggggcgccacctcccctgcCTTCCTCCCGTGCGCCAataaggaaggggggggggagggggcggccagggcaggagcccaagggggattcggcctcccttggggcgcctccttgccgcctccctctccccccacctatatatatgagggagggggcaccacacaaggccacgacaatctcttagccgtgtgcggcgcccctctccacagttttgtcccttggtcatattttcggagtgcttaggtgaagcataattttttgttttccatgcaacgtttcccaacatatCATATATGCTACAACACTGCAGAAAAATGGACCTCCCCACAATAGGTCTACGACCTTCGCATACACACTTCCACGACATCGTCCCAAGGAAGAAGGCCGAACCAATCGGCCAAATCACTTTGGAGGTCATCTTTGGAAAAGAAGACAACTTCCAGGCTGAGAAGCTTTGTTTTGGCGAGTTTTTAAAACTTCGTTGAATTTCAGCAGCCAAATTATGTTGAAAAAAAGACAGAAATCACAACTTttagaactactccctccgtaaaaaaatATAAAAGCGTTTCGATCACTAAGTTAAAATTTGTTATGCCCTTGAGTAGAATCCAACGACTTCTGTGCGGCAAGGCATGGCTGGGCAGGTGCGTGCCCCATCGAATTTTCGAAATTTGACTGGATGTGTAGTTTTTTGTTGTTCCCAAAACACAGAATGAACGACATCAAAATCATTGCTGCGCACGTTTCCTACAAATCAATTGCATGAGAACTTTTTCTGGAACTAACTCTTATGATTTCCTGTCAAAAGCCCCCAAACCAAATGAGTCCAATGTACTGCATTagtgttcaaaaaaaaaaaagtacTGCATTAAAATGGAATGGAAGGCAACCTAACCGTGGTTCAGCTACTAGTCAAAGCAGCGTCGGCTCCCATGAAATGAAATGACACCGGGGAAAACCCCGCGGCCCGGCCATGCGGCGGTGCTCTACTCCGTCCCGTCCCCCATCCTATCCAACCAAATCCGGGACAAACTCTGCTCCACCACCTCCCACTCCCCACTTCGCCTCGCTCTCTGCTCCGCTGtccacgcgcgcgcgcgcgctccTATCCTTGTCGCTCTCCATGTTGGCCCcttccaccgccaccgccaccgctacCACCACCTGCCTCCTCTTGCGGCGCCCGGCCGCCGCCATCCGGGGCCTACCCTTGCACTCCCTCCTCCTCTcacgccgtcgcccccgccaccgCTGCGCCGTCGACGCCAGCAGCGCCGCCGCtgcttccggcggcggcggcgctgccaagGAGCCGCCCAGGACGCTGTTCCCCGGCGGGTTCAAGCGCCCGGAGATCCAGGTCCCGGCGCTCGTGCTCCGCGTGGGCGTCGACGAGGCGCTCGGCTCCGGTGACTCGGTGGCCGCCGCCGTGGCACGGGGCGTGGGGATCGTCGTGCTCGAGGCcggggaggagggcggcgggcGCGCGTACGAGGCTGCACGCGCGCTCAAGGCCGCGGTAGGGGACCGCGCGTACCTGCTGATCGCGGAGCGAGTCGACGTCGCCTCCGCGGTCGGGGCGAGCGGCGTCGTGCTAGCCGACGATGGTTGGTGACTGAATTCTCCCCAGCTCCTGTTGCATACCGTAGCTGCTTGCTTACATATGGTTGACGGGGAGCTAGTTATTCAGAATATGGCGAATTCTGATTGAACTCTCCCAGCTCGTGTTTTTGTGGACCGGCAGTTAATTATTTGCAACGTTCGAACTTACATTTTGCACCGTTTcagttttatttttgcattttctaGTCTACCAGGAAGTTATTATTATCACCGACTGCATTGCAGCATTATGATTTTCTTAAGAAGTTTGTGTTTCGTTTTTGATGCAGGTATTCCTGCTATTGTTGCAAGGAGTATGATGATGAAATCAAACTCTGACTCCATATATCTCCCGCTTGTCGCTAGAACTATACGGTCCTCGGACTCTGCAAGAAGCGCTACAAGTTCTGAGGGGGCAGATTTTCTTATCGTAAATACCGGGACTGCTGACTTCTCGAGGGTTTTCAGTGGTGCTGGTGCTCAGCATGTGAAGATTCCAGTTTTCTTCACTTTAAATGATTTGCAAAGCGAGGGATCTTTTTCTGATACCACATCCAAGCTGTTCCAGTCCGGTGCATCTGGAATTGTTTTGTCTTTGGCTGGCATCCAACATCTTACTGACAATATCATAGAAAGGGATTTTTTAAAAGTGGATACCACCGATAGAGTACCACAAGTCACTTACTCTTCTGCTAACGCGTTGGAAGAAACAAACAATGTAATGGTCCTAACTCGTGAGAAGACAAAAGTTGCTGGATTTACAAAACTGGATGAAAAAGTGATGCAGCTAATAGCGACGGAAAAGCCTATTCTCAGTGAAGCTGTTGATGTTATCCGCAAGGCAGCACCAATGGTGATCATCTAATGTTACACATTTGGTAGTTGAAGATCCCTGGAATGAACTCAGTATACTTCATGTCTTCGTCTCTGGAATATGCTTCACTTGAATATAATTTTTTGATACATTGTCACAGATGGAAGAGGCTGAACTTCTGGTTGATGCTGCTTCTCGCCTGAGTGAGCCATTTTTGTTGGTTATTGTGGTAATTTTGTGTTTACATTACATATTGGTTATGACATTATCCATATGTGTTAGAATTTGGTTATTACTATGCATTTTCCATAAAGCAGAAATCAACTTTTTTTTCCCACCAAGGGATATTGATATTTTGTGTAGTGTTTTAGAGCCACCAAAAGTTCTGACCATGTTGAATCAACCATTACCACTTAGCATTTAGTgctgttttttattttttcttgtCTCGCTAAATATGGTCATAACTTCAAATTCGTGTCCTCTTTTCTATTTGTGCTTGCTTTCTTTCCTCAGTATAGTAGAAGAAATAGTATTTCCACTATGCTCGCTCCGATGGTAAAGAAACCCACTCCTCGGTACTGAAAAATCTGTCCATTAACATCCTCATTCAACAAGTCACTTCCTTGATGGTTAGGCATTTGCATAAGCCTACATAAGTCTCAGTAGATTTCTAATGCTGCTATCACAATAACATAATCAGATTGTAATCTAATTAGAGTGGTGAGCACATGTCCTTTTCTACAGTTGCGTAGCTGACCTGCTGGTGTCTTCTGTTGTCGTGCAAAAGCATTTTCTTTGAACTGAAAAGCGAGCATACCTTCTTATTCACTACAATTTTTTTGCTGTGGTTTCTCAGTAATGTTCAACTCATTCATGTTTTCTGACATGCTGGTTATTCTATTAATTTTATAAATCACTTATCCGGATTCCTGCCAATGTATATCAGGGTGAATTTAACTCGGGAAAATCAACCTTTATAAATGCTCTACTTGGAAGGAAGTATCTTCAGGAAGGAGTTGTACCCACGACAAATGAGATCACACTGCTCTCATATTCAGAGGTTGATTCTGAAAGCATAGAACGATGTGAGCGGCACCCGGATGGTCAATTCACATGCTATTTATCGGCTCCAATTTTAAAAGAGGTAAATATATAATTGAAGTGCAATCATGTTGGTACTCCTTGATTATCTCATAGGAGTGCGCTACACAATTTTGTTCTTAAATGCTAGTACCTTTTTTCTCTGGTGCATCTAATCAAAGATAGCCTTTTGTCCAATACTGTGTTAGCTGAATAAACTAGCTACATTGGGATAGGGGAATAGTTGATATCTAAACCCACTGGAATGCTCGACGATATATTAGTTCTGAGGAAGCATTTTGCAAGTATAAGGAAGGAGGATGGATTATCAGGAACACAGCTTTTTATCCTACAACATGCTGTAGTTCTCACAAAACACAGGCTGTGTTATAGTTGTATCGAATTGGCTGCAGGTCAGCATTTGTTACATCTTAAGAAAGGTGCCAAAAGCAATGGCACCCTGTTCCACCTTATTTTCTCTTAGTGTACTAGGTTGCATGGCTGCTAGTTGCAAGGCCAAATTAGCAGTGCATTTTCCTTGTTTTACGACTCCATGTCCTTGTTCGTGATGTCTTCTTTGTGTACTATTGAACAGATGAACCTAGTTGATACACCTGGAACAAATGTCATTCTCCAGAGGCAGCAGCGACTCACTGAAGAATATGTGCCACGAGCTGACTTGATACTCTTTGTACTGTCATCAGATAGACCATTGACTGAGAGTGAGGTAAGGATTATAATTTATTATGCCAATTGGTTAAACACTTTATAGTAATTGCTGTTAGTGAAGAGACGATGACATGCTGCAGTGGAAGTAACTGAATCAAATAGTACACTAATATATTCAGCAGATTGATAATCTGTGAAGCACATACTAGTTACGCAATCACATGGTGGTCTGCATGAGTTTTTGGATTGAAGTATATATATAACTTCTACTCCAGCTGCTTGTAAGTCACATGCATTGTATGGTTTTTATGGGTCACTTGGTTTGATGTTTGCCACACCACACTTTCTTAGATAGTTGTTAGTTCATCATCAGCGAGTCATTTGCTCGGCTTTTGGACGAGCTATTTCCATACTTGTTCTGGTCATTTTCTTCGCCAGCCCTTCTGAAGCTTATTTTGGCGAAGTTTTTCCATGAACCAAACAGGCTGGAGCTGTCTCAGTTTTTAACATTGGACTAGCTTAGTTAATTCCCTATTAGTGATTCTCTTGATCTATTTGTTATTGTATGTGCTATCAAAATTAGGTATTTTTTAATCTATTTTAGTGACAAATGTACCTGTCTTTAAAATGCTCTAATACACACCTGGGACATTTTTGTAATACAATCAATCTAGTCATTCATCAGTTCATCTGTGTTGTACTTGGCATACACAACTCCCTTTTTTTAATGTATGAACATAATTCCTAATTCCTTGTTTGGTATTGGTACACTTATAGAAGAAATTCTTGAGGTTTTTGTTAGATGAACTTAAATATACAAAGTAGCCAATACCAACTGACCCAAATATAATATCTACAAAACCAATTTAGTATGTTAGTTCTGGCCTTTGCAGAGTACTGCAGTGATTCTGCTCTGATGCATACTAGGTAAATTATAAAGTTGTTCCTGCAACTGCCAACCCAACGATTCTGTTCACCTCAAACTGATTGCATCACATATCTACTAACCAAACTTCTATCCCCACGAATACAAAAATGAAGTGGACAGTCCATGCCACTGGAGCTGCTGGACCTAGGGTTAGAAAAGCTCATATTATTTAATTCTGATTTATCATTTGAAGGATGTTATGGTATTTTTTTCCGGAAATTTCTACTGAGGTTTCCAGACCAGTGCATGCATCTCCTAGCTTCGATCCGACCGGCGTTGTCTGTTTTCTTAAAAATATTCTCTTGTACCCTCTAATAGAGCCAAAATGTTTGTTTGGAACTTCTAGGTCGGATTTCTCCAGTATGTCCAGCAGTGGAAGAAGAAAGTTGTATTTGTTCTAAACAAATTGGACCTCTATCGGAACAGTGATGAGGTTTGATACTTATATGTTCAGTGTTCCAGATCTCAGCATGATAGTCTTCCATATTTGCCATTTTGCTGATCTTGTGGGTTTGCTTCTCACTCCAATTGTAGCTTGAAGAGGCCACTGCCTTTATCAAGGAAAACGCAAGGAAATTACTCAACACGGAGGATGTAACACTGTTTCCTGTATCTTCACGCTCTGCTCTGGAAGTCAAACTTTCATATTCAAATAACAACGATAGGGAGCACCACGGGGAAGTTTTGTTAAGTGATCCTAGATGGAGAAGCAGCAAGTTTTATGATCTTGAGCATTACCTACTGAGCTTTTTAGATGGTTCAACAGATAATGGAAAGGAAAGGGTCCGACTGAAACTTGAAACACCAATTGGTATTGCAGATCGTTTGCTAACTTCATGTCAAAGACTTGTGAAACTAGAATATGAAAAGGCTATTGATGACTTGACGTCCATCAGGGATCTTGTTTCTGGTGCAAACAGCTATGCTTTGAAAATTGAGGCTGATAGCAATTCCTGGCAGAAGCAGATTTCATCTCTTGTAGGTGTTTCAAATATGACTTCTTTTGTTTTACCCATATATTCTGAAGTTCTGTTTGTGAAATATCACTTTGGAAAACAAAGGCATACTTTTCTTCGTTTTCTTGGTTTGCTGCAAAATATTGGCATACAAATTTGATGATGCTTTCCTACCTTTCGCTTATCTATTTCCCCCTCTCCACGGCACACATGCCTTGTACTTCCCCTTAGTAGGCCCTGTGAGGGCGCTTGTGGAGTTGTGGCGGGGGATCTAAGTTGTATTTGGTTTTTCTTTAAAAAGGCAATTAGGAGGGGTAGTTAGTCATTAATCATGCCATTGCCTTCGACCTTAGTCTGCTTGTGTGGTCAATATGCCCTAAATGTATTGTGATATTTATATTCCTGTTGCTTACCTAGAATTGCCATTTGGTGAGAGCTATCATTTTCCCCCTGCTGATCAAGAATGtgcttctattttcttttcttcaTGCAGATTGAGAGAGCAAAAAGTCGAGCTATAACGCTCATGGAATCTACACTTCAGTTGTCAAACATTGACCTTATTTTTACATACATGCTCACAGGAGAAAAAGGGCCTTCTGCCAAAGCCACATCGTTTGTTCAAAATGATATTCTGAGTCCTGCCCTTGACGATGCAGCTGTACGTTTGGCAACTACATTTATCATGTTCAATAAATGAAGTTTTATTTTTTTTACAGTTTGGTATTTCCCCAGATTTGGTATTATGAGGCTCATGCCTGAATTTTCCCAACTTTGATGCAAACAACTGGTCTAGCACAAATTTGCTGCCTATTGCTTCCCAGCCAGCTACACCATACTGGCAGTAACATATTAGGTGAACATTCCAAATTAGAGTAACCATCGGGCAGCTGGGACTCGAACTCAGAGCTAACCATAAGAATTAGCCAAGTTGAACAGGTGAAAACTGGCCTTCAGTACTTTGTTACCTCCAGCAACATTATCTGTGCTAAGAGGATCATTGTCTAGGCTATCTGCAGACCACCCACTTTCATCTATTATTTCTGTATTTCGTGTAGAGTTTTGCAGTTCATTGAATGTGGGCACAGGCATGTCCACCTAATATGTTGAAGCTTCTCAAATGAGTGGATTTCATTTAGTGTAACAATATCTCAGCATTTTGCAAACGTATTAAGCCTCATGATAGCATGCCTACCTAATCCGTCGAAGCTTTTCAAATGTGTTGATTTCATTTAGTGTTACAATATTGCAGCGTTTTGTTAAATGTATTATTAAGCCTCATAATAAGGCTGCAATAGTTTGTTCAACATTATTCTTGCTTTTCATCCACATGCTTTTATTATTTGCTTCACCATGCTTATGATTCATGTTATGAAAataaatatttcttttatttttgtgtAGGATTTATTGAGTGAATATTCAAAATGGTTGAGTTCTAGCAATACCCGTGAAGCAAATTTATATCTGGAGTGTTTCCATGAAAGATGGAATTCATTGGTTAGTCAGGAAGAAAGCGGCTCATCAGATCGAACTGAGCTTGTTAACGAAGGAGAGAAACTCAGCATAAAAGCACTGGATGGCTTcagtgctactgctgctgctaaggTTTTTGAAGAAGAAATTCGTGAAGTGGTATGTCTACTAAAATTTATAGTTTTCCCTTTTCTTGGCACACACTTTATTTTCATTAGATAAACATTATGGTAAGTTTATCTAAACAAATTGTtttaataaaaaagaaaagaaagtgtGACTTCCACTCCCTTAAATTTCAGCAAAGATTTTTTATGCTAAAACTGCCGGAACATGCTACTTAGTGTCTGTTACTTTGTTTATCTATTTTCTTAGCAAGATAGAGGGAAGATTTGTTTTAATCATTTAATGCACATTCTGTATAATTGGTTATCAAATCTTCTGTTCCTAGGAATGCATGTCAATAAAACATTCATGTGAATTTTCCTGAGCATAAGCATCATGGTTGTGCCTTTCTGGACAATTAGCAATTTACGCTTTGAAGAAATTAGACCGGCATTTGAAGAATCCTGTATGACCCACCTTTGATGGTTTACTGGATTATGTGAGTGCATACCTTTTCAGAGTATTTGGAATGATCAGATGTGGTATCAGTGTTTAAGATGCATAAAAAATAGTCAAGAGCATAATGCGCCTGACCACCTCCCTCTCACTAAATCATGCACGTGGAATTCTATTTAAGTTGGTAACCCggcctgttttgaggaagatatgagggGAGATTACTAAATTATCACGCTTCATTTTGAGAAGGGTGGGAGAGTGCTTTGAGTGTGTTGCAAATTAatgtcaaaaataaaaataaaatgtgaGTAGTATACGAAAAACATTTACACTTGTATTTTGCAACAATTCCTAACAAAAATCTTTTAGTTTTAGCAGAGGGAGTACACTCCACATTTAAGGCACAATCCATGTTTAAGGTTTTAAATGCTAGGTTCGACTGAATATTATGTAGCTTTAAACCACATAGTTTGAATACCACGTGacatatgtggtaagcaatccaaacaataaaaaaaacacatactccctccgttccaaatcaCTTGTCTCAAaagtggataaaaatggatgtatctacaactaaaatacgtctagatatatccatttctgtgacaagtaattccgaacggagggagtagtttggaaAGACTTCAAAGTTCAAAATGCTTGTTCGTTCGGTTATGAGTTTAATCTTCAGCATGTCTATATTAGAGGCTGTGTCTCTGGTTTTGTTATACTTGTATTTTCATGGCTGTTTATCATTCTGAGCTCTGCTATTGTGTCGTGAAGGCTACGGGAACTTTTGGAGGGCTTGGGGTTGCTGGATTGTCAGCCTCTCTTTTGACTTCTGTTCTAACAACTACACTCGAAGATCTACTTGCTCTTGCTCTTTGCTCAGCTGGCGGGTAATTCTTGATTTATAATTATAAACCACTCTTTTACAAGTTATGTTTGGAATGCACGCGATGGGCTGATACTTAACGAAGTATATGTTTATTAATCTGCTGTGCATTTGCCCCCTTTACAGATTTCTCGCAATATCGAATTTCCCTGGTCGACGGAAGCTTGCGGTAGAGAAGGTCAGCAAGGCTGCCGATGAACTATCTCGTAAAGTTAATGAAGCTATTCAGAAGGATATATCTCAGAGTGCTAGTCAGCTAGTCCAGTTCGTAGACACCGCCAGCAAACCGTACCAGGAAGCATGCCAGCGAAAAATTGACTGGCTGCAGGGTGTTCAGGGTGAGTTGTCCGCCGTTGAGCGTAAGCTCCAAACTCTGAAAATCGACATCCAAAATCTGCACGGATCATGACGACACTTGCCTTTGTTGACGTTTTCTTCATTTGTTTGCACGTCCACACCGCTCATCAAATTTTGTTTGGTCCTGTAC
This DNA window, taken from Triticum aestivum cultivar Chinese Spring chromosome 1D, IWGSC CS RefSeq v2.1, whole genome shotgun sequence, encodes the following:
- the LOC123181881 gene encoding probable transmembrane GTPase FZO-like, chloroplastic; this encodes MRRCSTPSRPPSYPTKSGTNSAPPPPTPHFASLSAPLSTRARALLSLSLSMLAPSTATATATTTCLLLRRPAAAIRGLPLHSLLLSRRRPRHRCAVDASSAAAASGGGGAAKEPPRTLFPGGFKRPEIQVPALVLRVGVDEALGSGDSVAAAVARGVGIVVLEAGEEGGGRAYEAARALKAAVGDRAYLLIAERVDVASAVGASGVVLADDGIPAIVARSMMMKSNSDSIYLPLVARTIRSSDSARSATSSEGADFLIVNTGTADFSRVFSGAGAQHVKIPVFFTLNDLQSEGSFSDTTSKLFQSGASGIVLSLAGIQHLTDNIIERDFLKVDTTDRVPQVTYSSANALEETNNVMVLTREKTKVAGFTKLDEKVMQLIATEKPILSEAVDVIRKAAPMMEEAELLVDAASRLSEPFLLVIVGEFNSGKSTFINALLGRKYLQEGVVPTTNEITLLSYSEVDSESIERCERHPDGQFTCYLSAPILKEMNLVDTPGTNVILQRQQRLTEEYVPRADLILFVLSSDRPLTESEVGFLQYVQQWKKKVVFVLNKLDLYRNSDELEEATAFIKENARKLLNTEDVTLFPVSSRSALEVKLSYSNNNDREHHGEVLLSDPRWRSSKFYDLEHYLLSFLDGSTDNGKERVRLKLETPIGIADRLLTSCQRLVKLEYEKAIDDLTSIRDLVSGANSYALKIEADSNSWQKQISSLIERAKSRAITLMESTLQLSNIDLIFTYMLTGEKGPSAKATSFVQNDILSPALDDAADLLSEYSKWLSSSNTREANLYLECFHERWNSLVSQEESGSSDRTELVNEGEKLSIKALDGFSATAAAKVFEEEIREVATGTFGGLGVAGLSASLLTSVLTTTLEDLLALALCSAGGFLAISNFPGRRKLAVEKVSKAADELSRKVNEAIQKDISQSASQLVQFVDTASKPYQEACQRKIDWLQGVQGELSAVERKLQTLKIDIQNLHGS